A region of Haliotis asinina isolate JCU_RB_2024 chromosome 9, JCU_Hal_asi_v2, whole genome shotgun sequence DNA encodes the following proteins:
- the LOC137297389 gene encoding zinc finger protein 425-like produces MSTSIKEVLHVQKYQGSTACPEVSRRYCMSKSIKEALHVQKNPGSIACPEVSRKYCMSKSIKEALHVQKNPGSIACPEGSRKYCMSRSIKEVLHVQKYQGNTACPGESRKYCMSRSIKEVLHVQENPGSTACPEESRKYCMSRSIKEVLHVQEYQGSTACPEVSRKYCMSRRIQEVLHVQKYQGSTACPGESRKYCMSKSIKEVLHVQKTPGSTACPRVSRKYCMSRSIKEVLHVQKNPRSTACPEVSRKYCMSRSIKEVLHVQKYQGSTSCPEESRKYCMSRRIKEVLHVQEYQGRESRKYCMSKSIKEVLHVQKYQGNTACPGESRKYCMSKSIKEVLHVQENPGSTACPKESRKYCMSRRIQEVLHVQKYQGRTACPEVSRKYCMSRRIEEILHVQENPGSTACPKVSRKYCMSRSIQEVLHVQENRGSTARPEVSRKYCMSRSIKEVLHVQEYQGSTACPEESRKYCMSRSIKELLQKTLHVNQALFSSST; encoded by the exons atgtccacaagtatcaaggaagtactacatgtccagaagtatcaaggaagtactgcatgtccagaagtatcaaggagaTACTGCATGTCCAAGAGTATCAAGGAAgcactgcatgtccagaagaaTCCAGGAAGTattgcatgtccagaagtatcaaggaagtactgcatgtccaagAGTATCAAGGAAgcactgcatgtccagaagaaTCCAGGAAGTATTGCATGTCCAGAAGgatcaaggaagtactgcatgtccagaagtatcaaggaagtactgcatgtccagaagtatcaaggaaatACTGCATGTCCAGGAGAATccaggaagtactgcatgtccagaagtatcaaggaagtactgcatgtccaggaGAATccaggaagtactgcatgtccagaagaatccaggaagtactgcatgtccagaagtatcaaggaagtactgcatgtccaagagtatcaaggaagtactgcatgtccagaagtatcaaggaaatACTGCATGTCCAGGAGAATccaggaagtactgcatgtccagaagtatcaaggaagtactgcatgtccaggaGAATcgaggaagtactgcatgtccaagagtatcaaggaagtactgcatgtccagaagactccaggaagtactgcatgtccaagagtatcaaggaagtactgcatgtccagaagtatcaaggaagtactgcatgtccagaagaaTCCaagaagtactgcatgtccagaagtatcaaggaagtactgcatgtccagaagtatcaaggaagtactgcatgtccagaagtatcaaggaagtacttCATGTCCAGAAGAATccaggaagtactgcatgtccagaagaatcaaggaagtactgcatgtccaagagtatcaaggaa gaGAATccaggaagtactgcatgtccaagagtatcaaggaagtactgcatgtccagaagtatcaaggaaatACTGCATGTCCAGGAGAATccaggaagtactgcatgtccaaaagtatcaaggaagtactgcatgtccaggaGAATccaggaagtactgcatgtccaaaAGAATccaggaagtactgcatgtccagaagaatccaggaagtactgcatgtccagaagtatcaaggaagaactgcatgtccagaagtatcaaggaagtactgcatgtccaggaGAATCGAGGAAATACTGCATGTCCAGGAGAATccaggaagtactgcatgtccaaaagtatcaaggaagtactgcatgtccagaagtatccaggaagtactgcatgtccaggaGAATCGAGGAAGTACTGCacgtccagaagtatcaaggaagtactgcatgtccagaagtatcaaggaagtactgcacGTCCAGgagtatcaaggaagtactgcatgtccagaagaatccaggaagtactgcatgtccagaagtatcaaggaa CttttacagaaaacattacATGTTAATCAAGCTTTATTCAGCAGCAGTACATGA
- the LOC137297390 gene encoding uncharacterized protein encodes MAICTSEGYTKYVARIVKAVSCQSSSRKTTYFTDTVTTRSVATRTYFTNTVTTGPVATRTYFTDTVTTGPVATRTYFTDTVTTRSVATRTYFTKTVTTRSVATRTYFTDTVTTRSVATRTYFTKTVTTGPVATRTYFTDTVTTRSVATRTYFTDTVTTGPVATRTYFTDTVTTRSVATRDLLHRHSYNRTCCYQDLLHRYSYNKICCYQDLLHQYSYKRICCYQDLLHRYNHKRTCCYQ; translated from the exons ATGGCAATCTGCACGTCGGAGGGATACACGAAGTACGTGGCCAGGATAGTCAAGGCCGTCAGTTGTCAGAGTTCCAGTAGGAAAAC GACCTACTTCACCGATACAGTTACAACAAGATCTGTTGCTACCAGGACCTACTTCACCAATACAGTTACAACAGGACCTGTTGCTACCAGGACCTACTTCACCGATACAGTTACAACAGGACCTGTTGCTACCAGGACCTACTTCACCGATACAGTTACAACAAGATCTGTTGCTACCAGGACCTACTTCACCAAAACAGTTACAACAAGATCTGTTGCTACCAGGACCTACTTCACCGATACAGTTACAACAAGATCTGTTGCTACCAGGACCTACTTCACCAAAACAGTTACAACAGGACCTGTTGCTACCAGGACCTACTTCACCGATACAGTTACAACAAGATCTGTTGCTACCAGGACCTACTTCACCGACACAGTTACAACAGGACCTGTTGCTACCAGGACCTACTTCACCGATACAGTTACAACAAGATCTGTTGCTACCAGGGACCTACTTCACCGACACAGTTACAACAGGACCTGTTGCTACCAGGACCTACTTCACCGATACAGTTACAACAAGATCTGTTGCTATCAGGACCTACTTCACCAATACAGTTACAAGAGGATCTGTTGCTACCAGGACCTACTTCACCGATACAATCACAAGAGGACCTGCTGCTACCAGTGA
- the LOC137296816 gene encoding uncharacterized protein, giving the protein MDVLYCLTGLLLVLLEDVKAEYCYSSGYSSSYSSVTYCSSGCCGTYSDQYCCTRYAGTGKLQRLCGPGAPSPAYNSYPPPGQGAYPPPPPTITDNSQSNPKIRCFGDLILPLT; this is encoded by the exons ATGGACGTGCTCTACTGCCTCACTGGACTTCTTCTGGTTTTGCTTGAAG ATGTGAAGGCTGAGTACTGCTACAGTTCAGGGTACTCTTCAAGTTACTCGAGTGTTACGTACTGTTCCAGCGGCTGCTGTGGCACTTACAGTGACCAATACTGCTGTACAAG GTATGCAGGGACAGGCAAACTACAGCGGCTATGCGGGCCAGGCGCCCCCTCCCCTGCATACAACAGTTACCCACCCCCAGGCCAGGGAGCGTatccccctcccccccccacTATAACGGACAACAGCCAGTCTAACCCCAAAATACGATGTTTTGGTGATTTAATACTACCACTGACTTGA